In the Streptomyces sp. cg36 genome, one interval contains:
- a CDS encoding NADPH:quinone oxidoreductase family protein: MQAWRVHENGEPREVMRLDEVDPPAPGPGQVLLKVRAANINFPDALLCRGEYQVRPPLPFTPGVEICGETEGGRRVIANPVLPYGGLAEYVVADEGALLPAPEALDDAEAAALHVGYQTGMFGLHRRARLQKGETLLVHAAAGGVGSAAVQLGKAAGATVIGVVGGADKARIARELGCDLVIDRRTDDLVAAVKEATGGRGADVIYDPVGGDAYAKSAKCVAFEGRILVVGFASGSIPAPALNHALVKNYSIVGLHWGLYAQKDPASILRCHQQLTELAAEGAVKPLISERVTLRDAADAVQRVADGATTGRVVVVPEGAR; this comes from the coding sequence ATGCAGGCATGGCGAGTGCACGAGAACGGCGAGCCCCGCGAGGTCATGCGCCTCGACGAGGTCGACCCGCCCGCCCCGGGCCCGGGGCAGGTGCTGCTCAAGGTGCGCGCCGCGAACATCAACTTCCCGGACGCGCTGCTCTGCCGGGGCGAGTACCAGGTCAGGCCGCCGCTGCCGTTCACCCCCGGCGTGGAGATCTGCGGCGAGACCGAGGGCGGGCGGCGCGTCATCGCCAACCCCGTGCTGCCCTACGGCGGGCTCGCCGAGTACGTCGTCGCCGACGAGGGCGCGCTGCTGCCCGCGCCCGAGGCGCTGGACGACGCCGAGGCCGCCGCCCTGCACGTCGGCTACCAGACCGGCATGTTCGGGCTGCACCGACGGGCCCGCCTCCAGAAGGGCGAGACGCTGCTGGTGCACGCCGCCGCCGGGGGTGTGGGCAGCGCGGCCGTCCAGCTCGGCAAGGCGGCCGGGGCCACCGTCATCGGTGTGGTCGGCGGCGCCGACAAGGCCCGCATCGCCCGCGAGCTGGGCTGCGACCTGGTCATCGACCGGCGCACCGACGACCTCGTGGCCGCCGTCAAGGAGGCCACCGGCGGACGCGGCGCCGATGTCATCTACGACCCGGTCGGCGGCGACGCCTACGCCAAGTCGGCCAAGTGCGTGGCCTTCGAGGGGCGCATCCTGGTCGTCGGGTTCGCCAGCGGCAGCATTCCGGCCCCCGCGCTCAACCATGCGCTGGTGAAGAACTACTCGATCGTGGGCCTGCACTGGGGGCTGTACGCGCAGAAGGACCCGGCGTCGATCCTGCGCTGCCACCAGCAGCTCACCGAGCTGGCCGCCGAGGGCGCGGTCAAGCCGCTGATCAGTGAGCGGGTGACGCTGAGGGACGCGGCCGACGCCGTCCAGCGCGTCGCCGACGGCGCCACCACCGGCCGGGTCGTGGTCGTGCCGGAAGGAGCTCGGTGA
- a CDS encoding ABC transporter substrate-binding protein has translation MAARSMRGAIRGAGAAALAGALAVTASACSSPGGGGSGKGGDSAVVGIAYEPETLSPLLGYGKDGNSKIFDGLLTLDARMGLKPALAVALPEVSADRLTYTYKLRQGVKFSDGRPFTAKDVVFTYTTILDPKTNNPSKGELDAVKEVRASGDDTVVFTLKYPYAPFAQRTVLPVVPEHIAGKQDVNTGDFATAPVGTGPYKLVKWSRSEKIAFEANPGYWGGAPKVKKFTMAIIKDDDVRATRLRSGDLDGAILPPNLAEGFAKDQHKKTYAAKTYDYRNVTLPTGNKVTGDTAVRRALDLAVDRAAMVDKILDGAGKPAYGPVPTGSPWFAAGTERPHDLAAAKKILDEAGWKPGSDGIREKDGVRAAFPLWYLSGDKLRQDHALAYASDAKKAGVDITTQAGTWEVIEPRMKEEAVLAGGGSPGDPDFDQYTLLNSSLAGDGFNNMAHYANETVDKALDEGRKSGDTAARRSAYDSIQRELVKNPGYTFLTHIDHLYVVNDRWDGLTTQTEPHDHGLASGPWWNVETWAPKK, from the coding sequence ATGGCCGCCCGATCGATGCGCGGGGCGATACGGGGAGCGGGCGCCGCGGCGCTGGCCGGAGCACTGGCCGTCACCGCGTCCGCCTGCTCCAGCCCCGGCGGGGGCGGGTCGGGGAAGGGCGGGGACTCGGCCGTCGTCGGCATCGCCTACGAACCCGAGACCCTGAGCCCGCTCCTGGGCTACGGCAAGGACGGCAACTCCAAGATCTTCGACGGACTGCTGACGCTCGACGCGCGGATGGGCCTCAAGCCCGCGCTCGCCGTCGCCCTGCCCGAGGTGAGCGCCGACCGGCTCACCTACACGTACAAGCTGCGCCAGGGCGTGAAGTTCAGCGACGGGCGGCCCTTCACGGCCAAGGACGTCGTCTTCACCTACACGACCATCCTCGACCCGAAGACCAACAATCCCTCCAAGGGCGAGCTCGACGCCGTCAAGGAGGTCAGGGCGAGCGGCGACGACACGGTGGTCTTCACCCTGAAGTACCCCTACGCGCCGTTCGCGCAGCGCACCGTGCTGCCCGTCGTGCCCGAGCACATCGCGGGCAAGCAGGACGTGAACACCGGCGACTTCGCCACCGCCCCCGTGGGCACCGGGCCGTACAAGCTCGTCAAGTGGTCCAGGAGCGAGAAGATCGCGTTCGAGGCCAACCCGGGGTACTGGGGCGGCGCGCCGAAGGTGAAGAAGTTCACCATGGCGATCATCAAGGACGACGACGTGCGCGCCACCCGGCTGCGCTCCGGCGACCTCGACGGCGCCATCCTGCCGCCCAACCTCGCCGAGGGCTTCGCGAAGGACCAGCACAAGAAGACCTACGCGGCGAAGACCTACGACTACCGCAACGTCACCCTGCCCACCGGCAACAAGGTCACCGGCGACACCGCCGTGCGCCGCGCGCTCGACCTCGCCGTGGACCGCGCGGCGATGGTCGACAAGATCCTCGACGGCGCGGGCAAGCCCGCCTACGGGCCGGTGCCCACCGGCAGCCCCTGGTTCGCGGCGGGCACCGAGCGGCCCCACGACCTGGCCGCCGCCAAGAAGATCCTGGACGAGGCGGGCTGGAAGCCCGGCTCCGACGGCATCCGCGAGAAGGACGGCGTGCGCGCCGCGTTCCCGCTCTGGTACCTCTCCGGCGACAAGCTCCGCCAGGACCACGCCCTCGCCTACGCCTCCGACGCCAAGAAGGCGGGCGTCGACATCACCACCCAGGCCGGTACGTGGGAGGTCATCGAGCCCCGGATGAAGGAGGAGGCGGTCCTCGCGGGCGGCGGCTCGCCCGGCGACCCCGACTTCGACCAGTACACGCTCCTCAACTCCTCCCTCGCGGGCGACGGCTTCAACAACATGGCCCACTACGCCAACGAGACCGTCGACAAGGCGCTCGACGAGGGCCGCAAGAGCGGTGACACCGCCGCCCGCAGGAGCGCGTACGACAGCATCCAGCGCGAACTGGTCAAGAACCCCGGCTACACCTTCCTCACCCACATCGACCACCTCTACGTCGTGAACGACCGCTGGGACGGCCTGACCACCCAGACCGAACCGCACGACCACGGCCTCGCCTCCGGACCCTGGTGGAACGTCGAGACCTGGGCGCCCAAGAAGTGA
- a CDS encoding helix-turn-helix domain-containing protein: protein MSEDRDLDDVLTEVGPRLRRIRKERGATLGDLSAATGISVSTLSRLESGNRRPSLELLLPIARAHQVPLDDLVGAPPVGDPRVRAKPIVRGSKTMVPLTRQPGGLQAYKVVDRATGVEPEPRIHEGYEWLYVLAGRLRLVLGDNDVVLGAGEAAEFDTRLPHWFGPAGEAPVEYLSLFGPQGERMHVRARPRQG from the coding sequence ATGAGCGAAGACCGCGACCTCGACGACGTGCTGACCGAAGTGGGCCCCCGGCTGCGCCGCATCCGCAAGGAGCGCGGGGCCACGCTCGGGGATCTGTCGGCGGCCACCGGGATCTCCGTCTCCACGCTCTCCCGGCTGGAGTCCGGCAACCGGCGGCCCAGCCTGGAGCTGCTGCTGCCGATCGCCCGCGCCCATCAGGTGCCGCTCGACGACCTGGTGGGCGCGCCGCCCGTCGGCGATCCGCGGGTACGGGCGAAGCCGATCGTGCGGGGGAGCAAGACCATGGTGCCCCTGACCCGCCAGCCCGGCGGGCTCCAGGCGTACAAGGTGGTGGACCGGGCGACGGGGGTGGAGCCCGAGCCGAGGATCCACGAGGGGTACGAATGGCTGTACGTGCTGGCGGGCAGGCTGCGGCTGGTGCTGGGCGACAACGACGTGGTGCTGGGGGCGGGTGAGGCGGCCGAGTTCGACACCCGGCTGCCGCACTGGTTCGGGCCGGCCGGGGAGGCTCCGGTGGAGTATCTGAGCCTGTTCGGGCCCCAGGGGGAGCGGATGCACGTACGGGCGCGGCCCCGGCAGGGGTAG
- a CDS encoding PIG-L deacetylase family protein yields the protein MTEQLEQLQEMPDDWRRALAVVAHPDDLEYGCAAAIAGWTDSGKEVTYVLATRGEAGIDGIAPAECAPLREAEQRASAAVVGVSAVEFLDHRDGVIEYGLGLRRDIAAAIRRHRPELVLTLNHRDTWGGVVWNTPDHRAVGRATLDAAGDAGNRWIFPELTERGLAPWNGVRWVAVAGSTSPTHAVDATAGLERSVDSLLEHRSYIEGLTEEDPETYCRTFLTENARRASERFGGRPAVTFEVFPR from the coding sequence ATGACAGAGCAGTTGGAGCAGTTGCAGGAGATGCCCGACGACTGGCGGCGCGCGCTGGCGGTCGTCGCCCACCCCGACGACCTGGAGTACGGTTGCGCCGCGGCGATCGCGGGCTGGACCGACAGCGGCAAGGAGGTCACCTACGTCCTGGCGACCCGGGGCGAGGCGGGCATCGACGGCATCGCGCCCGCCGAGTGCGCACCCCTGCGGGAGGCGGAGCAGCGGGCGAGCGCGGCCGTGGTGGGCGTCTCGGCGGTCGAGTTCCTGGACCACCGGGACGGTGTGATCGAGTACGGCCTGGGGCTGCGCCGGGACATCGCCGCCGCCATCCGCCGCCACCGCCCCGAACTGGTCCTCACGCTCAACCACCGCGACACCTGGGGCGGCGTCGTCTGGAACACCCCCGACCACCGCGCGGTGGGCCGGGCCACCCTGGACGCGGCCGGGGACGCCGGAAACCGCTGGATCTTCCCCGAGCTCACCGAGCGGGGCCTGGCGCCCTGGAACGGGGTGCGCTGGGTCGCGGTGGCCGGATCGACCTCGCCCACGCACGCGGTCGACGCGACGGCGGGCCTGGAGCGGTCGGTGGACTCGCTCCTGGAGCACCGCAGTTACATCGAGGGGCTGACCGAGGAGGACCCGGAGACGTACTGCCGCACCTTCCTCACCGAGAACGCCCGGCGCGCCTCCGAGCGGTTCGGGGGACGTCCGGCGGTCACCTTCGAGGTCTTCCCGCGTTGA
- a CDS encoding ANTAR domain-containing protein, translating into MATGNRSARIHNQVAEQAALRGARIGVVDVCSAAVAALPVGGAGVSAMQPHTASHPLCSTDTVSERLEELQLTLGEGPCVDAFARGCAVLAPDLRTSPLQECWPVFADAALEAGIRAVFALPLQIGAISPGVLDLYSRVPVELSPEALADALAFADFTTLVLLDARIDESGARADDPSPDGRREDLGRYRAEIDQATGILMVQLGVGVEVAFVRLRTHAYATGLRLAEVAADVVAHRLRLPPDPDGDPRDGG; encoded by the coding sequence ATGGCGACGGGCAACCGGTCGGCGCGCATCCACAACCAGGTGGCGGAGCAGGCGGCGCTGCGCGGTGCCCGGATCGGTGTGGTGGACGTGTGCAGCGCGGCCGTGGCGGCGTTGCCGGTCGGCGGGGCCGGGGTGTCGGCGATGCAGCCGCACACGGCCAGCCATCCTCTGTGCAGCACCGACACCGTGAGCGAGCGGCTCGAAGAACTTCAGCTCACCCTGGGTGAAGGGCCGTGCGTCGATGCCTTCGCGCGCGGCTGCGCCGTCCTGGCACCGGATCTGCGGACCAGCCCGCTTCAGGAATGCTGGCCGGTGTTCGCCGACGCCGCCCTGGAGGCCGGGATACGCGCGGTGTTCGCGCTCCCCCTCCAGATCGGTGCGATCAGTCCCGGAGTCCTGGATCTGTACTCCCGCGTGCCCGTCGAGCTGAGTCCGGAGGCACTGGCCGATGCCCTGGCATTCGCCGACTTCACCACGCTCGTACTCCTGGATGCGCGGATCGACGAATCGGGAGCGCGAGCCGATGACCCGTCCCCGGACGGCCGTCGAGAGGATCTGGGCCGCTACCGCGCCGAGATCGACCAGGCGACCGGCATCCTCATGGTCCAGCTCGGCGTCGGCGTCGAGGTCGCCTTCGTCCGGCTGCGCACCCACGCGTACGCCACGGGCCTGCGCCTCGCCGAAGTGGCCGCCGACGTGGTGGCCCACCGGCTCCGCCTGCCGCCCGACCCGGACGGGGATCCGCGTGATGGCGGCTGA
- a CDS encoding acyl-CoA dehydrogenase family protein, which translates to MTETTPDLLYSEAEEDLRAAVRSLLGDRAEPASVLARAEAGTPYEGPLWHALGAEMGLAGLLVPEKLGGQGAGHREAAVVLEEIGRSVAPVPYLTSSVIATETLLGLDTESPQVASLLSELAAGRRTAALALPFSCGPDSPQEREELDGTVSAVADGATADVLLVPTGRGLYAVEAAGAGVAREPLTPLDLTRPLAALAFDGAGGTVLADAGTGRAAVRRGLLAGAGLLASEQLGVAEWCLTSTVAYVRDRKQFNRPVGSFQALKHRLAQLWLEVVSARAAARAAADALATASPDAPLSVAVAQAYCSGVAVRAAEECVQLHGGIGMTWEHPAHLYLKRAKSAQLALGSAGEYRAAVAELVGLPGPS; encoded by the coding sequence ATGACCGAGACCACCCCCGATCTGCTCTACTCCGAGGCCGAGGAGGACCTGCGGGCCGCCGTGCGCTCGCTGCTCGGCGACCGGGCGGAGCCCGCCTCGGTACTGGCCCGCGCCGAGGCGGGCACCCCCTACGAGGGGCCGCTGTGGCACGCGCTCGGCGCGGAGATGGGCCTGGCCGGACTGCTCGTCCCGGAGAAGCTGGGCGGCCAGGGCGCCGGGCACCGCGAGGCGGCCGTGGTCCTGGAGGAGATCGGCCGGTCCGTCGCGCCCGTGCCGTATCTGACCAGCTCCGTCATCGCCACCGAGACCCTGCTCGGCCTCGACACCGAGTCCCCTCAAGTCGCCTCGCTGCTGTCCGAGTTGGCGGCCGGACGCCGTACGGCCGCGCTGGCCCTGCCGTTCTCCTGCGGGCCCGACTCGCCGCAGGAGCGCGAGGAGCTGGACGGGACGGTGAGCGCGGTGGCGGACGGCGCCACCGCCGACGTCCTGCTCGTCCCGACCGGCCGGGGGCTGTACGCGGTGGAGGCGGCCGGGGCCGGTGTCGCGCGCGAGCCGCTCACCCCGCTCGACCTCACCCGGCCGCTGGCCGCGCTGGCCTTCGACGGAGCGGGCGGCACAGTGCTCGCGGACGCCGGGACGGGCCGGGCGGCGGTGCGGCGCGGGCTGCTCGCCGGGGCCGGGCTGCTCGCCTCCGAGCAGCTGGGCGTCGCCGAGTGGTGTCTGACCAGTACCGTCGCGTACGTCCGGGACCGCAAGCAGTTCAACCGGCCGGTCGGCTCGTTCCAGGCGCTCAAGCACCGGCTGGCGCAGCTGTGGCTGGAGGTCGTCTCCGCGCGGGCCGCCGCCCGCGCCGCCGCCGACGCGCTCGCCACCGCGAGCCCGGACGCGCCGCTCTCGGTGGCGGTCGCGCAGGCGTACTGCTCCGGGGTCGCGGTGCGCGCGGCCGAGGAGTGCGTGCAACTGCACGGCGGCATCGGCATGACCTGGGAGCACCCGGCGCACCTGTACCTCAAGCGGGCCAAGTCGGCGCAGCTGGCGCTGGGTTCGGCCGGCGAGTACCGGGCGGCCGTGGCGGAGCTCGTGGGGTTGCCCGGACCGTCATAG
- a CDS encoding betaine/proline/choline family ABC transporter ATP-binding protein (Members of the family are the ATP-binding subunit of ABC transporters for substrates such as betaine, L-proline or other amino acids, choline, carnitine, etc. The substrate specificity is best determined from the substrate-binding subunit, rather than this subunit, as it interacts with the permease subunit and not with substrate directly.), which translates to MIRFEQVSKVYPDGTSAVDGLSFEVAEGELVTLVGPSGCGKTTTMMMVNRLIEPTSGRILVDGEDIASVDPVKLRRRIGYVIQQVGLFPHRTVLDNTATVPALVGWKRAKARARAAELLDLVGLDPKVFGARYPAQLSGGQRQRVGVARALAADPPVLLMDEPFGAVDPVVRERLQNEFLSLQATVRKTVLLVTHDIEEAVRMGDRIAVYGQGRIEQFDTPAAVLGAPATSYVAQFVGADRGLKRLSVTEVEEADLEQPPVARLDEPVAVAAARLREGEARWAVVLNASGELHGWVATEELSLAGASGTVADLARRMEAWVPVGAPLKQAFSEMLQYDAGWVAVLDGARFVGVLTPAKLHEALRRSVDADAQGVAREEVDFDSVADA; encoded by the coding sequence ATGATCCGGTTCGAGCAGGTCAGCAAGGTGTACCCGGATGGCACCAGCGCCGTCGACGGGCTGTCCTTCGAGGTGGCCGAGGGAGAACTGGTCACCCTGGTCGGCCCGTCCGGCTGCGGCAAGACGACCACCATGATGATGGTGAACCGACTGATCGAGCCCACCTCGGGCCGCATCCTGGTGGACGGCGAGGACATCGCCTCGGTCGACCCCGTGAAGCTGCGGCGCCGGATCGGCTACGTCATCCAGCAGGTCGGCCTCTTCCCCCACCGCACGGTCCTGGACAACACCGCGACCGTACCGGCGCTGGTCGGCTGGAAACGGGCGAAGGCGCGGGCGCGGGCGGCGGAGCTGCTCGATCTGGTCGGCCTCGACCCCAAGGTGTTCGGCGCCCGCTACCCGGCCCAGCTCTCCGGCGGGCAGCGCCAGCGCGTCGGGGTGGCACGGGCGCTGGCGGCGGACCCGCCGGTGCTGCTGATGGACGAGCCGTTCGGGGCGGTGGACCCGGTGGTGCGCGAGCGGCTGCAGAACGAGTTCCTGAGTCTTCAGGCGACGGTGCGCAAGACGGTTCTGCTGGTGACGCACGACATCGAGGAGGCGGTACGGATGGGCGACCGCATCGCGGTGTACGGGCAGGGCCGCATCGAGCAGTTCGACACCCCGGCGGCGGTCCTCGGCGCGCCCGCGACCTCGTACGTGGCGCAGTTCGTGGGCGCGGACCGGGGGCTGAAGCGGCTGTCGGTCACCGAGGTCGAGGAGGCCGACCTGGAACAGCCGCCGGTGGCGCGCCTGGACGAGCCGGTGGCGGTCGCCGCGGCCCGGCTGCGCGAGGGCGAGGCGCGCTGGGCGGTGGTCCTCAACGCCTCGGGCGAGCTGCACGGCTGGGTCGCCACGGAGGAGCTGTCGCTGGCCGGCGCCTCCGGCACGGTCGCGGACCTGGCCCGGCGGATGGAGGCGTGGGTGCCGGTCGGGGCGCCCCTGAAGCAGGCGTTCAGCGAGATGCTCCAGTACGACGCGGGCTGGGTCGCGGTCCTGGACGGCGCCCGCTTCGTGGGCGTCCTGACCCCCGCGAAACTCCACGAGGCCCTGCGCAGATCGGTGGACGCGGACGCCCAGGGAGTGGCGCGGGAGGAGGTGGACTTCGACTCGGTCGCCGATGCGTAG
- a CDS encoding ABC transporter permease, with protein sequence MARMAGRRLLFAAPVLLVVTFGVFAVAAASPFDPVKAYAGTAGLTASQHDLDQLRANLGADQGLVSRWWEWLTGALTGDLGDSSVLRRPVADAIGERLGWSVLLAATAFLVAVVLGTALGVLAARRTGGPLDRCVTSAAYTLEAAPAFWLGLLAIWFFAVQLDALPAGGLTDTASTTVSFDQVARHLVLPAAVLGVSQLPWFTLYVRQGVADALEEDPVRGARARGLSERTVLLGHALRSGLLPMLTLVGSRVPELITGALLVETVFSWPGIAAATVQAATSVDFPLLAALTVLATAAVLLGNLLSDLLYGIADPRVGFDG encoded by the coding sequence ATGGCACGGATGGCGGGGCGGCGGCTCCTGTTCGCCGCCCCCGTCCTGCTGGTGGTGACCTTCGGCGTCTTCGCCGTGGCCGCCGCCTCCCCCTTCGACCCGGTCAAGGCGTACGCCGGCACGGCCGGTCTCACCGCCTCCCAGCACGACCTCGACCAGCTGCGCGCCAACCTCGGCGCCGACCAGGGGCTGGTGTCGCGCTGGTGGGAGTGGCTGACCGGCGCCCTCACCGGCGACCTCGGCGACTCCAGCGTGCTGCGCCGGCCCGTCGCCGACGCCATCGGCGAACGGCTGGGCTGGTCCGTGCTGCTGGCCGCCACCGCGTTCCTGGTCGCCGTCGTCCTCGGCACCGCACTCGGCGTGCTCGCCGCGCGCCGCACCGGCGGACCGCTCGACCGCTGCGTCACCTCCGCCGCGTACACCCTGGAGGCCGCGCCCGCCTTCTGGCTCGGGCTGCTCGCCATCTGGTTCTTCGCCGTCCAGCTGGACGCGCTGCCCGCCGGAGGACTCACCGACACCGCCAGCACCACCGTCTCCTTCGACCAGGTGGCCCGCCATCTGGTGCTCCCCGCCGCCGTCCTCGGCGTCTCCCAGCTGCCCTGGTTCACCCTGTACGTACGCCAGGGCGTCGCCGACGCGCTGGAGGAGGACCCGGTGCGCGGCGCCCGCGCGCGCGGCCTGAGCGAGCGGACCGTGCTGCTCGGGCACGCCCTGCGCTCGGGCCTGCTGCCGATGCTGACCCTCGTCGGCTCGCGGGTGCCCGAACTCATCACCGGCGCGCTGCTGGTCGAGACCGTGTTCAGCTGGCCCGGCATCGCCGCCGCCACCGTCCAGGCCGCCACCTCCGTGGACTTCCCGCTGCTCGCCGCGCTCACCGTGCTGGCCACCGCCGCCGTGCTGCTCGGCAACCTCCTCTCCGACCTGCTGTACGGGATCGCCGACCCGAGGGTGGGCTTCGATGGCTGA
- a CDS encoding acyl-CoA dehydrogenase family protein — translation MSVGADELLGLVRELLASHPPATTGPGDFLKARFDAGLAWVHYPAGLGGLGAPRSLQPVVDAALEAAGAPDNDPRRIGIGLGMAAPTILAHGTEEQKRRFLRPLWTGEEVWCQLFSEPGAGSDLAALGTRAVRDGDGWRVDGQKVWTSSAHLARWAILIARTDPDLPKHQGITYFVCDMTDPGVEVRPLRQITGEAEFNEVFLTGVRIPDAHRLGAVGEGWQVARTTLMNERVSIGGMRRPREGGMIAPVAEVWRERPELRTHDLHQRLLTLWVEAEVARLTGERLRQQLAAGRPGPEGSGMKLSFARLNQEISGLEVELLGEEGLLYSDWTMRRPELVDFTGRDAGYRYLRSKGNSIEGGTSEVLLNIVAERVLGLPAEPRSDKDTAWKDLAR, via the coding sequence ATGAGCGTCGGCGCCGACGAACTGCTCGGCCTCGTAAGGGAGTTGCTGGCATCGCATCCGCCCGCCACCACCGGGCCCGGCGACTTCCTCAAGGCGCGCTTCGACGCCGGGCTCGCCTGGGTGCACTACCCGGCCGGCCTCGGCGGGCTCGGGGCGCCGCGCTCGCTCCAGCCGGTCGTCGACGCCGCGCTCGAAGCGGCCGGGGCGCCCGACAACGACCCGCGCCGGATCGGGATCGGCCTCGGCATGGCCGCGCCGACGATCCTCGCCCACGGCACGGAGGAGCAGAAGCGGCGGTTCCTGCGCCCGCTGTGGACGGGCGAGGAGGTGTGGTGCCAGCTGTTCAGCGAGCCCGGCGCCGGATCCGACCTCGCCGCCCTCGGCACCCGGGCGGTGCGGGACGGCGACGGCTGGCGGGTCGACGGGCAGAAGGTGTGGACCTCCAGCGCCCATCTGGCCCGCTGGGCCATCCTGATCGCCCGCACCGACCCGGACCTCCCCAAGCACCAGGGCATCACCTACTTCGTCTGCGACATGACCGACCCGGGCGTCGAGGTGCGCCCGCTGCGCCAGATCACCGGCGAGGCCGAGTTCAACGAGGTGTTCCTCACCGGCGTCCGCATCCCCGACGCCCACCGCCTGGGCGCGGTCGGCGAGGGCTGGCAGGTCGCCCGGACCACCCTGATGAACGAGCGGGTCTCCATCGGCGGCATGCGCCGCCCCCGCGAGGGCGGGATGATCGCGCCGGTCGCCGAGGTCTGGCGCGAGCGCCCGGAGCTGCGCACCCACGACCTGCACCAGCGGCTGCTCACGCTGTGGGTGGAGGCGGAGGTCGCCCGGCTCACCGGTGAGCGGCTGCGCCAGCAGCTCGCCGCGGGCCGCCCCGGCCCCGAGGGCTCGGGCATGAAGCTGTCGTTCGCCCGGCTGAACCAGGAGATCAGCGGTCTGGAGGTGGAACTCCTGGGCGAGGAGGGGCTGTTGTACTCCGACTGGACCATGCGCCGCCCCGAGCTGGTCGACTTCACCGGCCGCGACGCCGGATACCGGTATCTGCGCTCCAAGGGCAACTCCATCGAGGGCGGCACCAGCGAGGTGCTCCTGAACATCGTCGCCGAGCGCGTCCTGGGGCTGCCCGCCGAGCCGCGCAGCGACAAGGACACCGCCTGGAAGGACCTGGCCCGATGA
- a CDS encoding alpha/beta fold hydrolase: protein MTTAAAPAYRQPGTVLVDHRFDVPLDHARPDGERISLHAREVVAADRAADRERLPWLLYLEGGPGFGARRFIGQQAWLGRALRDFRVLLLDQRGTGLSTPADRQSLPLRGGPREQADYLTHFRADSIVKDCELIRRELTGGAPWTVLGQSFGGFCATHYLSTAPQGLAAVLITGGLPSLDGHADDVYRAAGPRVERKNAAYYERYPQDVAHVRRITEFLAADRRVLSSGYVLTPAAFQSLGLLLGSGDGPHQLHYLLEGALVRTAGGTALSDAFQENAHAALSFAGHPLYAVLHEACYAQDARPTDWSAERVRAEFPQFCAEKALAGDGPVLFTGESVHPWHFETDPALRPLRESAGLLAAHTDWTPLYDPAALAANEVPVAAAVYHDDMYVDTEHSLRTARAVRGLRTWVTDEYEHDGVRAGGPRVLDRLLALVRGEI, encoded by the coding sequence TTGACCACCGCAGCCGCGCCCGCCTACCGCCAGCCCGGGACCGTTCTGGTCGACCACCGCTTCGACGTGCCCCTGGACCACGCCCGCCCCGACGGCGAGCGCATCTCGCTCCACGCGCGCGAGGTCGTCGCCGCCGACCGCGCGGCCGACCGGGAGCGGCTGCCGTGGCTGCTGTACCTGGAGGGCGGGCCGGGCTTCGGCGCGCGGCGGTTCATCGGGCAGCAGGCATGGCTGGGGCGGGCCCTGCGCGACTTCCGGGTGCTGCTGCTCGACCAGCGCGGCACGGGGCTGTCCACCCCCGCCGACCGCCAGAGCCTGCCGCTGCGCGGCGGTCCGCGCGAACAGGCCGACTATCTGACCCACTTCCGCGCCGACTCCATCGTCAAGGACTGCGAGCTGATCCGCCGCGAGCTCACCGGCGGTGCCCCCTGGACCGTCCTCGGCCAGAGCTTCGGCGGCTTCTGCGCCACCCACTACCTCTCCACCGCCCCCCAGGGGCTGGCCGCCGTGCTGATCACCGGCGGTCTGCCGTCGCTCGACGGGCACGCGGACGACGTGTACCGGGCGGCCGGTCCCCGTGTCGAGCGCAAGAACGCCGCGTACTACGAGCGCTACCCCCAGGACGTCGCCCACGTACGCCGGATCACCGAGTTCCTGGCCGCCGACCGGCGGGTCCTGAGCAGCGGATACGTGCTGACCCCGGCGGCCTTCCAGTCGCTCGGCCTGCTGCTGGGCAGCGGCGACGGCCCGCACCAGCTGCACTACCTGCTGGAGGGCGCGCTGGTGCGCACGGCCGGCGGGACCGCGCTCTCCGACGCCTTCCAGGAGAACGCGCACGCCGCCCTCTCCTTCGCCGGACACCCGCTCTACGCGGTGCTGCACGAGGCGTGCTACGCCCAGGACGCCCGCCCCACCGACTGGTCCGCCGAACGGGTGCGCGCCGAGTTCCCGCAGTTCTGCGCGGAGAAGGCGCTGGCCGGGGACGGCCCGGTGCTGTTCACCGGCGAGTCCGTGCACCCCTGGCACTTCGAGACCGACCCCGCGCTGCGCCCGCTGCGCGAGAGCGCCGGGCTGCTCGCCGCGCACACCGACTGGACCCCGCTGTACGACCCGGCCGCGCTGGCCGCCAACGAGGTCCCGGTGGCCGCCGCCGTCTACCACGACGACATGTACGTGGACACCGAGCACTCCCTGCGCACCGCCCGCGCCGTTCGGGGCCTGCGCACCTGGGTCACCGACGAGTACGAGCACGACGGCGTCCGGGCCGGCGGCCCCCGCGTACTGGACCGGCTGCTCGCCCTGGTGCGCGGCGAGATCTGA